Proteins encoded by one window of Cyprinus carpio isolate SPL01 chromosome B6, ASM1834038v1, whole genome shotgun sequence:
- the LOC122137616 gene encoding LOW QUALITY PROTEIN: phosphatidate phosphatase LPIN3-like (The sequence of the model RefSeq protein was modified relative to this genomic sequence to represent the inferred CDS: deleted 1 base in 1 codon), translating to MNYVGQLAETVYVTVKELYRGLNPATLTGGIDVIVVRQPDGSYQCSPFHVRFGKLGVLRSKEKVVDIEVNGEPVSLHMKLGDNGEAFFVKENEDFETRVPAHLCTSPIPTDVPDVSEMHESPSSITSSSSRRKKRRRKRARSDTHLREEASSSSDEKESLDQDFLKEESPLAASKSVYYSLTEEPYEEPSGAQSRDVHPHSDGECSVNESVFFKPSLLS from the exons ATGAACTACGTGGGTCAGCTGGCCGAGACGGTGTATGTGACCGTGAAGGAGCTGTATCGCGGTCTGAACCCGGCCACGCTCACCGGCGGCATCGACGTCATCGTGGTTCGTCAGCCTGATGGCAGCTACCAGTGCTCACCGTTTCACGTCCGCTTCGGGAAACTCGGAGTGCTGCGCTCCAAAGAGAAAGTG GTGGATATTGAGGTCAATGGAGAGCCGGTGAGCCTGCATATGAAGCTGGGAGATAACGGAGAGGCGTTCTTCGTGAAGGAGAACGAGGATTTTGAG ACGCGGGTTCCCGCTCACCTCTGCACCTCTCCGATCCCCACCGATGTCCCAGACGTGTCCGAGATG CACGAGTCTCCCTCCAGCATCACGTCCTCCTCCAGCCGCCGCAAAAAGCGCCGCAGGAAGCGAGCGCGTTCAGACACGCATCTGCGAGAGGAGGCCAGTTCCTCCTCAGACGAGAAAGAAAGCCTAGATCAAGATTTCCTAAAGGAAGAGTCACCTTTGGCTGCAAG TAAGTCTGTGTACTACTCGCTGACAGAGGAACCCTACGAGGAACCGTCTGGAGCTCAGAGCAGAGACGTTCATCCTCACTCTGACGGAGAGTGTTCTGTTAATGAGAG TGTGTTCTTCAAGCCGTCCCTCCTCTCCTAA